A section of the Kribbella sp. HUAS MG21 genome encodes:
- a CDS encoding methyltransferase has protein sequence MADHYFSAEPGSADVRRTVEARIWGRDYTFTTATGVFSRDRLDIGTSVLLREVDPPSGTGTFLDLGCGYGPIACALAAETDAVVWAVDVNTRALELTAENAKAAGVADRVRAVLPDDVPEEVRFDQIWSNPAIHIGKPELHKMLLRWLGRLAPGGVGWFVVGKNLGGDSLQRWLTEQGYPCSRVGSAKGFRVLRATNAGPAPS, from the coding sequence GTGGCTGACCACTACTTCTCGGCGGAACCCGGCTCCGCGGACGTACGCCGTACCGTCGAGGCCCGGATCTGGGGGCGGGACTACACGTTCACCACGGCCACCGGGGTGTTCTCGCGGGACCGGCTGGACATCGGTACGTCGGTCCTGCTGCGGGAGGTCGACCCGCCTAGCGGCACCGGTACGTTCCTGGACCTGGGCTGCGGCTACGGGCCGATCGCCTGCGCGCTGGCGGCGGAGACGGACGCTGTGGTGTGGGCGGTCGACGTGAACACCCGGGCGCTCGAGCTCACCGCTGAGAACGCCAAGGCGGCGGGGGTCGCGGACCGCGTCCGTGCCGTGCTGCCGGACGACGTACCCGAGGAGGTGCGCTTCGACCAGATCTGGTCGAACCCGGCCATCCACATCGGCAAGCCCGAGCTGCACAAGATGCTGCTGCGCTGGCTGGGCCGGCTTGCCCCCGGCGGCGTGGGATGGTTCGTCGTCGGCAAGAACCTGGGCGGCGACTCCCTGCAGCGCTGGCTGACCGAGCAGGGCTACCCCTGCAGCCGGGTCGGCAGCGCCAAGGGTTTCCGGGTACTGCGTGCAACGAACGCGGGTCCGGCGCCGTCCTGA
- a CDS encoding SigE family RNA polymerase sigma factor: protein MAAAEVRVEPLDFEVWVTEKADALLRFAYVLTGDSNLAEDAVQDALTTACARWGRVSRADDPEAYVKRMVVNAHISWWRRFRRREAPVEDPVRTARAVPDGAADRAEAEAIWALCATLPDKQRAAVVLRFYEDMSYAEIGKLLHCAEATARSHVHRALAALKTTLSHQEDREGAEDA from the coding sequence TTGGCGGCAGCGGAGGTGCGGGTGGAGCCGCTGGACTTCGAGGTGTGGGTCACCGAGAAGGCAGACGCTCTGCTGCGGTTCGCCTATGTCCTGACGGGTGACTCGAACCTGGCCGAGGACGCCGTCCAGGACGCGCTGACGACGGCCTGTGCCCGGTGGGGACGGGTGAGCCGCGCCGACGACCCCGAGGCGTACGTGAAGCGGATGGTGGTGAACGCCCACATCTCCTGGTGGCGGCGGTTCCGGCGGCGGGAGGCGCCGGTCGAGGACCCGGTGCGGACCGCCCGCGCGGTTCCGGACGGTGCGGCGGACCGCGCCGAGGCGGAGGCCATCTGGGCGCTCTGCGCGACACTGCCCGACAAGCAGCGAGCAGCCGTCGTACTGCGGTTCTACGAGGACATGTCGTACGCCGAGATCGGCAAGCTGCTGCACTGTGCGGAGGCGACCGCACGATCGCACGTCCACCGCGCGCTGGCCGCGCTCAAGACCACGCTGAGCCACCAAGAGGACCGGGAAGGAGCCGAGGATGCCTGA
- the truA gene encoding tRNA pseudouridine(38-40) synthase TruA gives MRWRIDLRYDGAAFHGWARQEGLRTVQGALEEALRVVLRLPEPLTVTCAGRTDTGVHARGQVTHVDVDGAVDPLRLLRGLNGVLPEDVAVTAVTAAPEGFDARFSALARRYVYRLCDDPAGWDPLTRGHVLRVGRPLDVELMNAAAAGLLGEHDFAAFCKKREGASTVRALLEFSWQRTSAGQLEGTVIADAFCHSMVRALVGSMIPVGDGRRDVEWPAAVLAGKVRDSAVSVLPAHGLTLEEVRYPADDELAARALQARQVRGEVHQRG, from the coding sequence GTGCGCTGGCGGATTGACCTGAGGTACGACGGAGCGGCCTTCCACGGGTGGGCCCGTCAGGAGGGTCTCCGTACCGTGCAGGGCGCCCTGGAAGAAGCGCTCCGCGTCGTACTGCGGCTACCGGAGCCGCTGACGGTGACATGTGCGGGCCGGACGGACACGGGAGTGCACGCCCGCGGCCAGGTCACTCATGTGGACGTGGACGGCGCTGTGGACCCGCTACGGCTGCTCAGAGGGCTGAACGGCGTCCTGCCCGAGGATGTGGCTGTCACGGCCGTCACGGCGGCTCCTGAGGGCTTTGACGCCCGGTTCTCCGCCCTGGCCCGGCGGTACGTGTACCGGCTGTGCGACGACCCTGCGGGCTGGGACCCGCTCACGCGAGGACATGTCCTGCGGGTGGGGCGGCCGCTGGATGTGGAGCTTATGAACGCTGCTGCGGCCGGGCTGCTCGGGGAGCACGACTTCGCGGCGTTCTGCAAGAAGCGGGAAGGCGCCAGCACGGTCCGCGCGCTACTGGAGTTCTCCTGGCAGCGGACCAGTGCAGGGCAGTTGGAGGGCACCGTGATCGCGGACGCCTTCTGCCACTCGATGGTGCGCGCGCTGGTGGGTTCGATGATCCCGGTCGGCGATGGACGCCGGGACGTCGAGTGGCCGGCCGCAGTACTGGCCGGGAAGGTGCGGGACTCGGCAGTGTCGGTGTTGCCGGCGCACGGGCTCACACTGGAGGAAGTGCGCTACCCGGCGGACGACGAGCTGGCCGCGCGGGCGTTGCAGGCCCGCCAGGTCAGGGGAGAGGTGCACCAGCGTGGCTGA
- a CDS encoding ATP-binding cassette domain-containing protein: MGHVDVAGVGYELPDGRVLLDDITFRVGDGAKVALVGANGSGKTTLTRIIAGDLKPHSGSISRSGGLGVMRQFVGSVRDESTVRDLLLGVAPEAIQQAAAKLDKAELAMMEADDEKTQLKYAQAVADWGEVGGYDAEVLWDVCTTAALGIPFDRCRWREVKTLSGGEQKRLVLEALLRGPDQVLMLDEPDNYLDVPGKRWLEEQLRSSDKTVLYISHDRELLANTATRIVTVELGAAGNTAWTHGGGFSTYHEARRHRFERFEELRKRWDEEHAKLRAQMLMYKQKAAYNSDMASRYRAAQTRLRKFEEAGPPQALPREQKVSMRLTGGRTGKRAVVCTELELTGLMKPFDLEVWYGERVAVLGSNGSGKSHFLRLLANGGSDPDVEHQPVGDVQISPVAHTGKAKLGARVRPGWFAQTHEHPELVGRTLLEILHRGDDHREGMGRELASRKLDRYELDHAAEQTFDSLSGGQQARFQILLLELSGATLLLLDEPTDNLDVESAEALEEGLDSFDGTVLAVTHDRWFARGFDRYLVFGADGTVYEPTEPVWDEGRVDRAR, encoded by the coding sequence ATGGGTCACGTGGATGTCGCCGGGGTGGGATACGAGTTGCCGGACGGGCGGGTGTTGCTGGACGACATCACGTTCCGGGTCGGGGACGGCGCGAAGGTCGCGCTGGTCGGGGCGAACGGGTCGGGGAAGACCACGTTGACCAGGATCATCGCCGGCGACCTGAAACCGCACAGCGGGAGCATCTCGCGCTCCGGTGGGCTGGGTGTGATGCGGCAGTTCGTCGGGTCCGTGCGGGACGAGTCGACCGTGCGGGACCTGCTGCTCGGCGTCGCGCCCGAGGCGATCCAGCAGGCCGCCGCCAAGCTGGACAAGGCCGAGCTGGCGATGATGGAGGCCGACGACGAGAAGACCCAGCTGAAGTACGCCCAGGCGGTCGCGGACTGGGGCGAGGTCGGTGGGTACGACGCCGAGGTCCTCTGGGACGTGTGTACGACGGCCGCACTGGGCATCCCGTTCGACCGCTGCCGCTGGCGTGAGGTGAAGACCCTGTCCGGCGGCGAGCAGAAGCGCCTGGTGCTGGAAGCCCTGCTGCGCGGCCCGGACCAGGTGCTGATGCTGGACGAGCCGGACAACTACCTCGACGTACCGGGGAAGCGCTGGCTCGAGGAGCAGCTGCGGAGCTCTGACAAGACGGTGCTGTACATCAGCCACGACCGGGAGCTGCTGGCCAACACCGCTACCCGGATCGTCACCGTCGAGCTCGGCGCGGCCGGCAACACCGCGTGGACGCACGGCGGCGGGTTCTCGACGTACCACGAGGCCAGGCGCCACCGCTTCGAACGCTTCGAGGAGCTGCGCAAGCGCTGGGACGAGGAGCACGCCAAGCTGCGCGCACAGATGCTGATGTACAAGCAGAAGGCGGCGTACAACTCCGACATGGCGTCGCGGTACCGGGCCGCGCAGACGCGGCTGCGCAAGTTCGAGGAGGCAGGTCCGCCGCAGGCCCTGCCGCGCGAGCAGAAGGTGAGCATGCGGCTCACCGGCGGCCGTACGGGCAAGCGGGCCGTGGTGTGCACGGAGCTCGAGCTGACGGGTCTGATGAAGCCCTTCGATCTCGAGGTCTGGTACGGCGAACGTGTGGCGGTGCTTGGGTCGAACGGATCCGGCAAGTCGCACTTCCTGCGGCTGCTCGCCAACGGCGGTTCGGATCCGGACGTGGAGCACCAGCCCGTCGGCGACGTACAGATCAGTCCGGTGGCGCACACCGGCAAGGCGAAGCTCGGTGCGCGGGTGCGGCCCGGTTGGTTCGCGCAGACGCATGAGCACCCGGAGCTGGTCGGGCGGACGTTGCTGGAGATCCTGCACCGCGGAGACGACCACCGGGAGGGCATGGGGCGCGAGCTGGCGTCGCGGAAGCTGGACCGGTACGAGCTGGACCATGCGGCCGAGCAGACCTTCGACAGCCTGTCCGGCGGCCAGCAGGCGCGGTTCCAGATCCTGCTGCTGGAGCTGTCCGGTGCGACGCTGCTGCTGCTCGACGAGCCCACCGACAACCTGGACGTCGAGTCGGCGGAGGCGCTGGAGGAGGGGCTGGACTCCTTCGACGGCACGGTGCTCGCGGTGACCCACGACCGCTGGTTCGCGCGCGGCTTCGACCGCTACCTGGTCTTCGGCGCCGACGGCACGGTCTACGAACCCACCGAGCCAGTGTGGGACGAAGGGCGCGTAGACCGGGCCCGCTGA